A DNA window from Coffea arabica cultivar ET-39 chromosome 6c, Coffea Arabica ET-39 HiFi, whole genome shotgun sequence contains the following coding sequences:
- the LOC113691643 gene encoding protein RGF1 INDUCIBLE TRANSCRIPTION FACTOR 1-like — translation MGIHKPAWLEALYVQKFFVPCSIHESAKKNEKNICCLDCCTSICPHCVMSHRFHRLLQVRRYVYHDVVRLEDLEKLIDCSNVQAYTINAAKVVFIKKRPQNRQFKGSGNFCTSCDRCLQEPFIHCSLGCKVDSVLKHYKDLSPFLRACKVLQLSPDFFIPQDYGDDEMTNETPHSTIVDCDEPLSSSSGSSGSENMSFMCTEFVRKKRSGLYVCGRSATKITDEDMATSMSRRKRVPHRSPLC, via the exons ATG GGAATTCACAAGCCTGCGTGGTTGGAAGCGCTGTATGTGCAGAAATTTTTCGTGCCATGCTCAATTCATGAAAGTGCAAAGAAGAATGAAAAAAACATCTGCTGCTTGGATTGCTGTACAAGTATTTGTCCGCACTGCGTCATGTCTCATCGATTCCATAGGCTTCTTCAAGTTCGACGTTATGTATATCATGATGTTGTTCGATTGGAAGACCTAGAGAAACTCATTGACTGCTCCAACGTTCAG GCTTACACAATTAACGCTGCAAAGGTGGTGTTCATCAAGAAAAGACCTCAAAACAGGCAATTTAAGGGGTCCGGGAATTTTTGCACCTCTTGTGATAGGTGTCTCCAAGAACCCTTCATTCATTGTTCTCTTGGGTGCAAG GTTGACTCTGTGCTTAAACACTACAAGGACCTCTCTCCATTTCTGAGGGCATGCAAAGTCTTACAACTTAGTCCAGACTTCTTCATTCCTCAAGATTATGGTGATGATGAAATGACAAATGAGACCCCTCATTCAACAATTGTGGACTGTGACGAGCCATTGAGCTCCTCATCGGGCTCTTCGGGGTCTGAGAATATGAGCTTTATGTGCACCGAATTTGTGAGGAAGAAGAGAAGTGGATTATACGTTTGTGGAAGATCAGCAACTAAGATCACAGATGAGGATATGGCTACAAGCATGAGTAGAAGAAAAAGAGTTCCCCATAGATCACCACTATGCTAG